The Verrucomicrobium spinosum DSM 4136 = JCM 18804 genome includes a region encoding these proteins:
- a CDS encoding DUF47 domain-containing protein gives MFSSLFKRDDTFYTLLEASAAEARNCAILLKDVMAHMGADTSSQLDAIHQSRRKHKRLTQEVTERLCKTFITPLDREDIEHLSSALHKIPKTVEKIAERLALCPVQYANDIVSRQINLLDLGTVEVVNMVGALRKKAGMEHIQDMQDRLQHIEGDGDKMLMDLLRQLYNGKADPIEVLILKDLYELLERAIDRCRDAGNVVFQVVLKYS, from the coding sequence ATGTTCAGCAGTCTCTTCAAACGCGACGACACGTTCTACACTTTGCTGGAGGCCAGTGCCGCGGAAGCGCGCAACTGCGCAATCCTTCTGAAAGATGTGATGGCCCACATGGGTGCCGACACCAGCTCCCAGCTCGATGCGATCCATCAGAGCCGGCGCAAGCACAAGCGCCTGACCCAGGAGGTAACGGAGCGTCTGTGCAAGACCTTCATCACCCCGCTGGACCGTGAGGACATCGAGCATCTTAGCAGTGCTCTGCACAAGATCCCCAAGACGGTGGAAAAGATTGCAGAACGCCTCGCGCTCTGCCCCGTGCAGTACGCCAACGACATCGTTTCCCGCCAGATCAACCTGCTGGACCTGGGCACGGTGGAAGTGGTGAACATGGTGGGTGCCCTGCGCAAGAAGGCTGGCATGGAGCACATCCAGGACATGCAGGACCGTCTGCAGCATATTGAGGGGGATGGCGACAAGATGCTCATGGATCTGTTGCGCCAGCTCTACAACGGCAAGGCCGACCCGATCGAGGTGCTGATCCTCAAAGACCTCTACGAACTCCTGGAGCGCGCGATCGACCGGTGCCGCGACGCCGGGAACGTGGTCTTCCAAGTGGTGCTGAAGTACTCCTGA
- a CDS encoding type II toxin-antitoxin system prevent-host-death family antitoxin: MTTVNLHELKAHLSEYARRVKSGETVVVCERNKPIGEFRPLPTAASRLRPAPGLFRGQIQVTDDFFLVNDELAASFEEGGAE; encoded by the coding sequence ATGACCACTGTCAATCTTCATGAGCTCAAAGCGCATCTGTCTGAGTATGCGCGGAGGGTAAAGAGCGGTGAAACGGTGGTCGTGTGCGAACGGAATAAGCCGATCGGCGAGTTTCGACCGCTTCCGACGGCCGCTTCCCGCCTGAGGCCGGCACCCGGACTGTTTCGCGGCCAAATCCAAGTGACCGATGACTTTTTTTTGGTGAATGACGAGCTGGCAGCTTCCTTCGAGGAGGGTGGCGCGGAGTAA
- a CDS encoding RNA polymerase sigma factor, whose amino-acid sequence MIATNRRTRNTTSAAPAAPTAEEVDADMALLQRIGQRDVAAFQFFYKKFSGLLYSTIHRVLNDHQDTEDIMQEVLVQIWQKAHLYEPTKGKPLTWVTTMARNRAIDRIRAKQRRSRLNDDFESESRTAQPEFVDDTSDVLIAKESDAAVQSAVLELTPEQREAIQMAYFGGLTQSEIAERLNEPLGTVKARIRRGVQRLEQVIKRRI is encoded by the coding sequence ATGATTGCAACGAACCGTCGCACTCGGAACACAACCTCTGCTGCTCCGGCTGCCCCTACCGCTGAGGAAGTCGATGCGGATATGGCCCTGCTTCAGCGCATCGGCCAACGCGATGTCGCCGCCTTCCAGTTCTTCTATAAGAAGTTCAGTGGCCTGCTCTATTCCACCATCCACCGCGTCCTGAACGACCACCAGGACACCGAGGACATCATGCAGGAGGTTCTCGTCCAGATTTGGCAGAAAGCCCACCTTTATGAGCCTACCAAGGGTAAACCCCTGACCTGGGTGACCACGATGGCCCGCAACCGCGCCATTGACCGGATCCGCGCCAAACAGCGTCGTAGCCGGCTCAATGACGACTTCGAATCGGAGTCCCGCACGGCCCAGCCAGAATTCGTGGATGACACCAGCGATGTCCTCATCGCCAAGGAAAGCGACGCTGCGGTGCAAAGCGCCGTCCTGGAACTCACGCCTGAACAGCGTGAAGCCATCCAGATGGCCTACTTCGGCGGGCTGACCCAGAGCGAGATCGCGGAACGTCTCAACGAGCCACTCGGCACGGTGAAGGCCCGCATCCGCCGCGGCGTGCAAAGACTTGAGCAGGTGATCAAGCGCCGAATCTAA
- a CDS encoding D-TA family PLP-dependent enzyme produces the protein MSAALPWYAVENIDEIPSPSLLVYPDRIEENLRRMIAMVGDVQRLRPHMKTHKMPDVIKLHLALGITKFKCATIAEAEMTAEAGAKDILLAYPLVGPNIARFLKLKRQYPQTRFCAVADDADAARALSAAAGKEGVTVEVMLEVNCGMARTGIAPGEGAIQLYQLLATLPNVQVAGIHAYDGHIHDHDLAARTSGVEVAYQPVEALRDRLLALGLSVPHYVVSGTPTFGIHARRGSYECSPGTCVVWDWGYGTKHPDLDFLHAALVVTRVISKPAPERLTLDLGHKAIAAENPHPRVYLLNLPDAKAVMHSEEHLAVETPLAGDFPVGSVVYGVPWHICPTVALHSHAFVVRGGRADGTWKVAGRERVITV, from the coding sequence ATGTCTGCCGCCCTGCCTTGGTACGCTGTTGAGAACATCGACGAGATTCCGTCGCCCTCCCTGCTGGTCTATCCGGACCGGATCGAGGAGAATTTGCGGCGGATGATCGCCATGGTGGGAGATGTGCAGCGGCTGCGTCCGCACATGAAGACCCACAAGATGCCGGATGTGATCAAGCTGCACCTCGCGCTAGGCATCACGAAGTTCAAATGCGCCACCATCGCTGAGGCGGAAATGACGGCCGAAGCCGGGGCCAAGGACATTCTGTTGGCCTATCCGCTCGTCGGGCCAAACATCGCGCGTTTCTTGAAGTTGAAGCGGCAGTATCCGCAGACGCGGTTCTGCGCGGTGGCAGACGATGCGGATGCGGCTCGTGCGCTCTCCGCCGCGGCGGGGAAGGAAGGTGTGACGGTGGAAGTGATGCTAGAGGTGAATTGCGGCATGGCCCGCACGGGCATCGCGCCCGGCGAAGGAGCAATCCAGCTCTATCAATTACTCGCCACCCTGCCGAACGTGCAGGTGGCTGGGATCCATGCCTACGATGGCCACATTCACGATCACGATTTGGCGGCCCGTACGTCCGGAGTGGAAGTGGCGTATCAACCTGTGGAAGCCTTGCGGGATCGTCTGCTGGCGCTGGGCTTGAGCGTACCGCACTATGTGGTGAGCGGCACGCCCACGTTTGGCATCCATGCCCGGCGGGGTTCCTATGAATGCAGCCCCGGCACCTGCGTGGTCTGGGACTGGGGTTATGGCACGAAGCATCCGGATCTCGACTTCCTGCACGCGGCGCTGGTGGTGACGCGGGTGATCAGTAAACCGGCTCCCGAGCGGTTGACTTTGGACCTGGGGCACAAGGCGATCGCTGCCGAGAATCCGCATCCCAGAGTTTATCTCCTGAACCTGCCCGATGCCAAAGCGGTGATGCACAGCGAGGAACACCTGGCCGTGGAGACCCCGCTGGCGGGTGATTTCCCCGTGGGCAGCGTCGTGTACGGCGTGCCCTGGCACATTTGCCCCACCGTGGCGCTGCACTCCCATGCTTTTGTCGTGCGGGGCGGCCGCGCGGATGGCACCTGGAAGGTGGCGGGCCGGGAGCGGGTAATCACAGTTTAG
- a CDS encoding inorganic phosphate transporter gives MLTLFLCVLIAALAFEYINGFHDAANAIATVVSTKVLTPRQAIMLAAVCNLFGALMGTAVAKAVGKDFVDVSAVTMATVLAALLGAIIWNLITWWFGIPSSSSHALVGGLCGAGIASSPKGWDVLLWGTGLWPKLIKPMILSPLIGFILGAIIMLLLNLSLFKAQPSWINRVFGRLQIVSAAFMGLSHGTNDAQKTMGIIALAMYTGTQAGAFNELPGWLGFLKSEKFEIPPWVVIVCAITMFAGTAGGGWRIIKTMGHKMVKLMPVHGFAAETTAAVIIQSASHMGIPLSTTHVISTSIMGVGATRRLSAVKWGIVHRIVWAWVLTLPITGILGYWLLKLLDVFGFH, from the coding sequence ATGCTGACGCTTTTCCTCTGCGTACTCATCGCAGCGCTGGCCTTCGAGTACATCAACGGCTTCCACGATGCGGCGAACGCCATCGCCACGGTGGTGTCCACCAAGGTGCTGACACCCCGGCAGGCCATCATGCTGGCGGCGGTGTGCAATCTTTTTGGGGCGCTCATGGGTACCGCCGTCGCCAAGGCGGTGGGCAAGGACTTCGTGGACGTGAGTGCTGTGACCATGGCCACAGTGCTGGCCGCCCTGCTCGGTGCCATCATCTGGAATTTGATCACCTGGTGGTTCGGCATCCCATCCAGCTCCAGCCATGCGCTGGTGGGTGGGCTCTGCGGTGCGGGGATCGCTTCCTCACCCAAAGGGTGGGATGTGCTGCTCTGGGGCACGGGCCTTTGGCCCAAATTGATCAAGCCCATGATCCTGTCTCCACTGATCGGCTTCATCCTGGGAGCCATCATCATGTTGCTGCTCAATTTGTCGCTCTTCAAGGCACAGCCCTCCTGGATCAATCGGGTCTTCGGTCGTCTGCAGATTGTGAGTGCTGCCTTCATGGGCCTGAGTCACGGGACCAATGATGCGCAAAAGACCATGGGGATCATCGCACTGGCGATGTACACCGGCACACAAGCGGGGGCTTTCAATGAACTGCCCGGCTGGCTGGGCTTCCTGAAGTCGGAGAAATTTGAGATCCCCCCTTGGGTAGTGATTGTCTGCGCCATCACCATGTTTGCCGGCACGGCAGGCGGTGGCTGGCGCATCATCAAGACCATGGGCCACAAGATGGTGAAGCTGATGCCGGTGCACGGCTTTGCTGCCGAGACCACCGCGGCGGTTATCATTCAGTCTGCCAGCCACATGGGCATCCCCCTTTCCACCACGCACGTCATCTCCACCAGCATCATGGGCGTGGGGGCCACCCGCCGTCTGAGCGCGGTAAAGTGGGGCATCGTGCACCGCATCGTCTGGGCCTGGGTGCTGACCCTGCCCATCACGGGCATCCTCGGCTACTGGCTGCTGAAGCTGCTGGATGTCTTCGGTTTCCATTGA
- a CDS encoding FAD-dependent oxidoreductase gives MRMHRCFLPLLAIPLATSLAVAADGPTTPNPGLRYHYDVPKADPPQIIKVDLCVYGGTPAGIGAAVQARRLGKTAALAVHRRHVGGLTSAGLTAVDLGKKESIGGMAAEFLNRMGKWSGFRSGDAENVFRAMLKEADVPVYYEHRLSKVVKDGNRITALEFENGNRIEAKCFVDATYEGDLFAGAGVSYHVGREDNSVYGETVNGYFVADKHQFRFDVDPYVKAGDPSSGLLPGIQPGPPRPAGSGDKWVQAYNFRMWLTKADQGIAYPKPANYNRDDYALLLRYITTQPDFPWDFTYKYGPIKLNLGDCNNAGPVSTDFIGGSNEWPEADQARREKIFQAHVTYQQGMMWFLANDEAVPQRLRDFVKTFGLPKDQFPETGGWPHELYVREGRRMISDYVMTEHNCTGKVVPEDSVGLASYTMDSHHTSRVVVDGFVKAEGNVEKPTPAPYPVSYRAMVPKESECNNLLVGVCVSSSHIAYGSIRMEPVFLLLGQSAATAASIAIDDGLTVQKVPYAKLRERLLKDHQILDWTLEMQAKAVAAEKERKEKEKAKAAQSKAEGKKGATKEKTPAPGPAN, from the coding sequence ATGCGGATGCACCGATGCTTTCTCCCCCTGCTGGCGATTCCGCTGGCCACCAGCCTGGCTGTGGCTGCGGACGGTCCCACCACCCCGAATCCCGGTCTGCGCTACCACTACGATGTGCCGAAGGCAGACCCACCCCAGATCATCAAGGTGGATCTGTGCGTGTACGGAGGCACCCCGGCTGGCATCGGTGCGGCGGTGCAGGCCCGCCGCCTGGGCAAGACCGCCGCGTTGGCAGTCCATCGCCGCCACGTGGGGGGGCTCACTTCCGCAGGGCTCACGGCGGTGGACCTGGGCAAAAAGGAGTCCATTGGCGGCATGGCTGCCGAATTCCTCAACCGGATGGGCAAGTGGAGCGGCTTCCGCTCGGGCGACGCAGAGAACGTTTTCCGCGCCATGTTGAAGGAGGCGGATGTGCCTGTGTACTATGAGCACCGCCTGTCCAAGGTGGTGAAGGACGGCAACCGCATCACGGCGCTGGAGTTTGAGAACGGCAACCGGATCGAGGCCAAGTGTTTCGTGGATGCCACCTATGAGGGCGATCTCTTTGCCGGGGCGGGTGTCTCCTACCATGTAGGGCGTGAGGACAACTCCGTGTACGGCGAGACGGTGAACGGCTACTTTGTGGCGGACAAGCACCAGTTCCGTTTTGATGTGGACCCTTATGTGAAGGCTGGGGACCCTTCCAGCGGACTGTTGCCCGGCATTCAGCCCGGGCCGCCGCGTCCTGCCGGCTCAGGTGACAAGTGGGTGCAGGCCTACAACTTCCGCATGTGGCTGACGAAGGCCGACCAGGGCATCGCGTACCCCAAGCCTGCCAACTACAACCGGGATGATTATGCGCTGCTGCTGCGCTACATCACGACGCAGCCGGATTTCCCGTGGGATTTCACGTACAAGTACGGCCCCATCAAACTGAACCTGGGCGACTGCAATAACGCCGGCCCTGTCTCCACGGACTTCATCGGCGGCAGCAACGAGTGGCCAGAGGCTGATCAGGCCAGGCGCGAAAAGATCTTCCAGGCGCATGTGACCTACCAGCAGGGCATGATGTGGTTCCTCGCCAATGACGAGGCGGTGCCGCAGCGGCTCCGTGACTTTGTGAAGACATTCGGCCTGCCCAAGGACCAGTTTCCTGAAACTGGCGGCTGGCCGCATGAGCTCTATGTGCGTGAAGGGCGCCGCATGATCTCAGACTACGTGATGACCGAGCACAACTGCACAGGCAAGGTGGTGCCGGAAGACAGCGTGGGCCTGGCGAGCTACACCATGGATTCCCACCACACCTCCCGCGTCGTGGTGGACGGTTTCGTGAAAGCGGAAGGGAATGTGGAGAAGCCCACCCCGGCCCCCTACCCGGTGAGCTATCGTGCGATGGTGCCCAAGGAGAGCGAGTGCAACAACCTCCTCGTGGGCGTCTGCGTCTCCAGTTCCCACATTGCCTACGGCAGCATCCGCATGGAGCCCGTGTTCCTGCTGCTGGGCCAGTCGGCGGCCACGGCGGCTTCCATCGCCATCGATGACGGCCTGACGGTGCAGAAGGTGCCCTACGCCAAGCTGCGTGAACGTCTCCTGAAGGATCACCAGATCCTGGACTGGACCCTGGAGATGCAAGCCAAGGCGGTCGCTGCTGAGAAGGAGCGGAAGGAGAAGGAAAAGGCCAAGGCGGCCCAGTCGAAGGCGGAGGGCAAGAAGGGGGCCACCAAGGAGAAGACCCCGGCCCCCGGTCCCGCGAACTGA
- a CDS encoding dipeptidase — protein sequence MSTHFIFDAHLDLSMNAMEWNRDLTRPIEEIRRREQGKTDMKDRGNGVVCFPEMRRGRIGICVATQIARYVKETNPFPGWHSPEIAWAMTQAQLAWYRAMEEKGEMKQIRTAGELKAMADLWMGEPPADAPIGYILSLEGADSMITLGHLERSYSDGLRALGPAHYGVGTYSPGTEAEGPLTAKGRELVKEMDRLGIIMDATHLTDEAFWEAVELFQGPVWASHQNCRALVPAQRQFTDEQLKHLIDRGGVIGAALDAWMMVPGWIKFKTRPEDAGVNLQHMVDHIDHVCQLAGNSLHAGVGTDLDGGFGREQAPMDLETIADLQKVPPMLAARGYSENDIANIMHGNFLRFLEKNLPA from the coding sequence ATGAGCACACATTTCATCTTCGACGCCCATCTTGATCTCTCCATGAATGCCATGGAGTGGAACCGTGATTTGACTCGTCCCATTGAGGAAATCCGCCGCCGGGAGCAGGGCAAGACGGACATGAAGGATCGCGGTAACGGGGTGGTGTGCTTCCCGGAGATGCGACGGGGTCGGATCGGGATCTGTGTGGCCACTCAGATCGCTCGTTATGTGAAGGAGACCAATCCCTTCCCCGGCTGGCATTCCCCGGAGATTGCCTGGGCGATGACGCAGGCGCAGCTCGCTTGGTATCGGGCGATGGAGGAGAAGGGGGAGATGAAGCAGATCCGCACCGCCGGAGAGCTCAAAGCGATGGCGGATCTCTGGATGGGAGAACCGCCGGCCGATGCGCCGATTGGCTACATCCTCAGCCTGGAAGGGGCGGACTCCATGATCACCCTGGGGCATCTGGAGCGCTCCTATTCCGACGGTTTGCGCGCCCTGGGGCCCGCCCACTATGGCGTAGGGACGTACTCTCCTGGAACCGAGGCGGAAGGTCCGCTCACCGCCAAAGGCCGGGAGCTGGTGAAGGAGATGGACCGCCTGGGCATCATCATGGATGCCACGCACCTGACCGACGAGGCTTTCTGGGAGGCGGTCGAGTTGTTTCAAGGACCCGTGTGGGCCAGTCATCAGAACTGCCGCGCCCTGGTGCCGGCCCAGCGACAGTTCACGGATGAGCAGCTCAAGCATCTTATTGACCGCGGCGGCGTGATCGGTGCCGCCCTGGACGCCTGGATGATGGTGCCGGGCTGGATCAAGTTCAAAACTCGGCCAGAAGACGCCGGGGTGAACCTGCAGCACATGGTGGATCACATCGATCACGTCTGCCAGCTCGCGGGGAATTCCCTGCATGCCGGCGTGGGTACGGATTTGGACGGCGGCTTCGGTCGCGAGCAGGCCCCTATGGACCTGGAAACCATCGCGGATCTGCAAAAGGTACCCCCAATGCTGGCCGCCAGAGGCTACTCCGAGAACGACATTGCCAACATCATGCACGGGAATTTCCTGCGGTTCTTGGAGAAGAATTTGCCGGCCTAA
- a CDS encoding type II toxin-antitoxin system VapC family toxin, which produces MKLLLDTCAALWYWAGDARLSSKAISALSDPENEVVFHQVSYLEITLRHSLGKLPMAEPPGALVPKAIKAYGIDYAVLSNRDIQGLEQLPFHHRDPFDRLLISHARHKGLVIVSADEEMPKYDVSVLW; this is translated from the coding sequence GTGAAACTTCTTTTGGATACGTGTGCCGCGCTTTGGTACTGGGCAGGAGACGCAAGACTCTCCAGCAAGGCAATCTCTGCCCTGAGCGATCCAGAGAACGAGGTGGTATTCCACCAAGTTTCCTACCTTGAGATAACTTTGAGGCATTCGCTGGGAAAACTTCCAATGGCTGAGCCTCCCGGGGCCTTGGTTCCCAAAGCCATAAAAGCTTATGGAATCGACTATGCCGTTTTGTCTAATCGAGACATTCAAGGCTTGGAACAACTGCCGTTTCATCATCGTGATCCTTTTGACCGCCTCTTGATTTCGCACGCTCGACACAAAGGGTTGGTCATTGTCTCCGCTGATGAGGAGATGCCGAAATACGACGTGTCCGTGCTGTGGTAG
- a CDS encoding HpcH/HpaI aldolase family protein: MRTSNILAKLRTGGVARVCSTGAAIQSFPQHAQRAGFDAVVLDGEHRPWHAGDVSLMLAQAKLANVDTLWRTPSVEPVALSRVLEDGATGVMVPMVETVEQAAAVVAAAKHPPLGNRGLDGSWVDGDFGAHAKDAYVAHALAETLVVLMIESPQGVANAEAIAALPGVDVLFIGPGDLSLRLGCKPSLQETKMRSAVETVAAACARQGKCLGHPAKSADDAREVIGMGARFVMMGSEGQAVQQHLQACKGMLDGAGV; this comes from the coding sequence ATGCGCACTTCCAACATCCTTGCCAAACTCCGCACTGGCGGTGTGGCCCGGGTCTGCTCGACCGGGGCGGCCATCCAGTCATTCCCTCAGCATGCGCAGCGGGCCGGATTTGATGCAGTGGTGTTGGACGGCGAACATCGTCCCTGGCATGCGGGGGATGTCTCGTTGATGCTGGCCCAGGCGAAGCTGGCGAATGTGGACACCTTGTGGAGGACGCCCTCGGTCGAGCCGGTGGCGTTGTCGCGAGTGTTGGAGGACGGAGCTACAGGCGTCATGGTGCCGATGGTGGAGACTGTGGAGCAGGCGGCCGCGGTGGTGGCTGCCGCCAAGCATCCGCCGCTTGGCAATCGTGGACTGGATGGCTCGTGGGTCGATGGCGATTTCGGCGCGCATGCCAAGGATGCCTATGTGGCACATGCCTTGGCGGAGACCTTGGTGGTGCTGATGATCGAATCCCCGCAAGGCGTGGCCAATGCGGAGGCTATCGCGGCTTTGCCGGGTGTGGACGTGTTGTTCATTGGCCCAGGGGACTTGTCATTGCGGTTGGGCTGCAAGCCGTCGCTTCAGGAAACAAAAATGCGTAGTGCCGTGGAGACGGTGGCCGCGGCGTGTGCGAGGCAGGGGAAGTGCTTGGGGCATCCCGCCAAGAGCGCGGATGATGCGCGGGAGGTGATCGGCATGGGGGCGCGATTCGTAATGATGGGCAGCGAAGGCCAGGCCGTGCAGCAGCATTTGCAGGCGTGCAAAGGGATGCTGGATGGGGCGGGAGTGTGA